One part of the Aspergillus luchuensis IFO 4308 DNA, chromosome 5, nearly complete sequence genome encodes these proteins:
- a CDS encoding uncharacterized protein (COG:S;~EggNog:ENOG410Q07K;~TransMembrane:1 (o405-422i)), which yields MSPSKQSVAMADMPFIVSTGTKKVDPRTRKLIRSHVMIGKNRGKSRYRQAGADPSTPADACTDDTSAPPADGVDLPLLPSTQVSATRVASDLPHRVGNDMSFVQLADDTTSPAALATILRFTERAKIEFYPLAVCIVFNASSRSWVLDMLSLDAAYLNAMVITTQSYFGIYKGPEAAQSPHLGKAIRLLRNRLGGEQVRVSNATVMVVIILILHAHIVCDYAAVLHHTQGLRKMVRLRGGLGAFTSNNKLVIDLIRCDVGLAIHSGEKPAFFENRDLDIFVPSDLCFTPRSRPVPSFVRELDPGLARMWHIMQGFCTQVNLTTKTNDMIPETDFMKTMASVMYPLLHMSFEPGSLDEAIRLALLSYGFDIFLQFRSDPTPYVHLTASYQCCLNGLAKRNDVSPQLWIWLLTVGGLVVFLPAVRRNFRHWLLYYLGSCRVRSWEEMRAILSSFIWIGLVHDQGGKEIFDKLFANLEPGAETFVDQTSSKLITC from the exons ATGTCCCCCTCCAAGCAGTCTG TTGCCATGGCGGACATGCCATTCATCGTCTCTACCGGCACCAAGAAGGTCGATCCTCGTACCCGCAAACTCATTCGCAGCCATGTCATGATTGGCAAGAACCGTGGCAAATCCCGCTATCGCCAAGCAGGGGCCGATCCATCGACTCCGGCGGACGCGTGCACAGACGACACTTCGGCTCCTCCTGCCGATGGGGTGGATTTACCATTATTGCCATCTACACAAGTATCAGCCACCCGCGTGGCGTCAGATCTTCCCCACAGAGTTGGTAACGACATGTCGTTCGTCCAGCTGGCTGATGACACCACCAGCCCTGCGGCCCTAGCCACTATCCTTCGCT TCACTGAAAGGGCAAAGATAGAGTTCTACCCGCTTGCCGTATGCATAGTGTTCAACGCCTCTAGTCGATCATGGGTTCTCGACATGCTGTCACTGGACGCAGCCTACCTCAACGCCATGGTCATCACCACCCAATCATACTTTGGTATCTACAAGGGGCCGGAAGCGGCCCAGTCCCCTCATCTGGGGAAAGCTATCCGCCTGCTACGGAATCGGCTCGGAGGAGAGCAGGTCCGCGTGTCCAATGCAACCGTAATGGTCGTCATTATCTTGATTCTGCACGCGCATATCGTGTGTGACTACGCTGCCGTACTACACCACACCCAGGGTTTACGCAAGATGGTCCGGCTGCGCGGGGGACTAGGAGCATTTACATCCAATAACAAACTAGTCATTGACCTTATCCG ATGCGATGTGGGACTAGCGATCCACAGTGGAGAAAAACCCGCCTTTTTCGAAAATCGCGATCTCGACATCTTTGTCCCATCCGACCTTTGCTTCACGCCGCGATCTCGCCCCGTTCCGTCGTTCGTCCGGGAGCTTGACCCCGGTCTCGCGCGGATGTGGCACATTATGCAGGGATTCTGTACCCAGGTCAACTTGACCACCAAGACGAATGACATGATTCCAGAGACGGATTTCATGAAAACAATGGCCTCCGTCATGTACCCTTTGTTACACATGAGTTTTGAGCCCGGGTCCCTCGATGAGGCGATCCGCCTAGCTTTACTCAGCTATGGAtttgacatcttcctccagtTCCGCAGCGACCCGACCCCGTACGTCCACCTGACTGCCTCGTACCAGTGCTGCTTAAATGGCTTAGCCAAGCGAAACGATGTCTCTCCTCAACTCTGGATTTGGTTGTTAACTGTCGGTGGTCTTGTGGTGTTTTTACCCGCCGTCAGGCGGAATTTCCGGCACTGGCTGCTGTATTACCTAGGAAGCTGTCGTGTCCGCTCGTGGGAGGAGATGCGGGCCATCCTCTCCTCATTCATTTGGATAGGACTCGTGCATGATCAAGGAGGCAAGGAAATTTTTGACAAGTTGTTTGCCAACCTAGAGCCTGGGGCGGAGACATTTGTTGATCAGACGTCTTCGAAATTAATCACGTGTTAG
- a CDS encoding uncharacterized protein (COG:P;~EggNog:ENOG410Q2X9;~InterPro:IPR006068,IPR018303,IPR023298,IPR023299, IPR001757,IPR006408,IPR004014,IPR036412,IPR008250, IPR023214;~PFAM:PF00689,PF13246,PF00122,PF00690,PF00702;~TransMembrane:8 (i138-155o175-193i342-364o384-410i910-929o974-995i1007-1029o1035-1051i);~go_component: GO:0016020 - membrane [Evidence IEA];~go_component: GO:0016021 - integral component of membrane [Evidence IEA];~go_function: GO:0000166 - nucleotide binding [Evidence IEA];~go_function: GO:0005388 - calcium transmembrane transporter activity, phosphorylative mechanism [Evidence IEA];~go_function: GO:0005524 - ATP binding [Evidence IEA];~go_process: GO:0070588 - calcium ion transmembrane transport [Evidence IEA]): MKESLSEKPVIAHGPLVRGEPSAFEFSAEQLSGLIESRSLDTFYTFGGLRGLERGLRTDRNTGLSVDESSVRNHEPSATASSVDKPSHQPHHRHLHLHHHHGTEQFADRRAVFGNNRLPVPKSPTVLQLIWAAYNDHVLFLLTGAAIISLALGLYQTFGTKHSSSNPPVEWVEGVAIIVAIIVIVLVGAGNDFQKELQFQKLNKKKQDRLVRVIRSGRPQEVPINDLVVGDVVHMEPGDVIPADGILIRGHHIRCDESAATGESDLLLKQSGDEVADAIADCRDTKYLDPFVISGSKVAEGLGSFLVIATGNHSSYGKILLSLEEDPGFTPLQSRLNVLAKYIAKFGGIAGLVLFVILFIKFLVGLRHSTSSATEKGQDFLEVFIIALTVVVIAVPEGLPLTVTLSLAFATTRMLKDNNLVRQLRACEIMGNATDICSDKTGTLTQNKMTVVAGIIGTEEFSDLEPQTDAPSRDIPTTAVLKPRLHNYVKSLIVNAVAYNTTAFESIADGNVTFVGSKTEAALLYFARDNMGLGPLELTRSGYEVVELIPFDATRKCMITVVCLDDVNGYKLYRAYIKGAPEVLMGFCGRTLEEPTKGDSVTALTASTKEAIRQKVEAYSKWSLRAIALCYRDFEVWPPNRAGEIQSDTLDLEDILNNLTLIGIAGIRDPLREGAHDAVEACRRAGVTVRMVTGDNLLTAQSIAEECAIVTNNEDIVMEGEEFRRLTEEEQLEIAPRLKVLARSQPEDKRTLVRRLKQIGATVAVTGDGTNDAPALKAADVGFSMGISGTEIAREASAIVLMDDNFSSIVKAIMWGRAVSDAVQKFLQFQITITFTSVGLAFVTSVASSSETSVLTAVQLMWVNLIQDTLAALALATDPPSPRVLDRTPDKRTTPLITVPMWKMIIGQSIYQLAVTLVLHFAGNSIFSYTTTHEHSQLQTAVFNTYVWMQIFNLYNTRALGNNINVFEGIHRNWLFVGVNVIMIGGQTIIMFVGGRAFSITRLSGVQWAYSVVLGVLSLLVGVIVRFIPDSLVERLFAGMGFIMGPLWRLLRVKIE; the protein is encoded by the exons ATGAAGGAG AGCCTGAGCGAGAAGCCTGTCATCGCCCATGGACCACTGGTTCGGGGCGAGCCCAGCGCATTCGAGTTCTCGGCTGAGCAGTTGAGCGGGCTCATCGAATCACGAAGCTTGGATACCTTCTACACCTTTGGTGGCCTCCGCGGATTAGAAAGGGGTCTGCGAACCGATCGAAATACCGGATTAAGCGTGGACGAGTCGAGCGTCAGGAACCATGAACCATCCGCCACAGCCTCGTCCGTCGACAAACCttcccaccaaccccatcatcgccatcttcacctccaccatcaccatggcacCGAGCAATTCGCAGACCGACGCGCTGTCTTTGGCAACAACCGCCTCCCCGTCCCCAAGTCACCCACGGTCCTGCAGTTGATATGGGCGGCATACAATGACcacgtcctcttcctcctgacAGGAGCGGCAATCATTTCGCTGGCCCTAGGCCTATATCAAACATTCGGAACCAAGCATTCGAGCTCAAACCCGCCAGTCGAATGGGTAGAAGGGGTAGCcatcatcgttgccatcatCGTTATCGTCCTGGTCGGCGCAGGCAATGATTTTCAGAAAGAGCTACAATTCCAAAAGTTaaacaagaagaaacaagATCGCCTTGTAAGGGTGATCCGCTCCGGTCGGCCGCAGGAGGTACCTATCAACGATCTGGTGGTCGGGGATGTCGTACACATGGAGCCAGGAGATGTCATACCGGCCGATGGGATCCTGATTCGCGGCCACCACATTCGATGCGATGAATCAGCTGCGACCGGTGAGTCAGACTTGCTGCTGAAGCAGTCCGGTGATGAGGTCGCAGATGCGATCGCGGATTGCCGTGATACTAAATACCTTGACCCGTTCGTGATCTCGGGGTCCAAGGTCGCAGAAGGCCTGGGCTCGTTCCTGGTAATAGCAACCGGCAATCATTCGAGTTATGGCAAGATCCTCCTGAGTCTCGAAGAAGACCCTGGCTTCACACCACTGCAGTCGCGACTCAATGTATTAGCGAAATACATCGCCAAATTTGGCGGCATTGCCGGTCTGGTGTTGTTCGTCATCCTGTTCATCAAGTTCTTGGTTGGTCTGCGCCATTCGACATCGTCCGCGACCGAAAAAGGCCAAGACTTCTTGGAAGTTTTCATCATTGCTCTGACAGTAGTTGTCATTGCTGTGCCTGAAGGACTTCCATTAACCGTGACGCTTTCTCTTGCCTTTGCAACTACGAGGATGCTGAAGGACAACAATTTAGTGCGACAGTTGCGCGCCTGTGAGATCATGGGCAATGCTACCGACATTTGCTCGGACAAGACTGGGACCCTGACCCAAAATAAGATGACCGTGGTCGCAGGTATCATTGGCACGGAAGAGTTCTCGGACCTGGAACCACAGACGGACGCTCCTTCGCGTGATATTCCGACTACTGCTGTCTTGAAACCTCGCCTGCACAATTATGTGAAATCATTAATTGTTAATGCGGTTGCTTACAACACCACGGCGTTCGAGTCGATAGCGGATGGAAATGTCACCTTTGTTGGATCCAAGACCGAAGCTGCTTTGCTGTATTTCGCCCGAGACAACATGGGCTTGGGCCCATTGGAACTGACACGATCTGGTTATGAGGTTGTGGAACTTATACCCTTTGATGCTACGCGCAAGTGCATGATCACTGTGGTATGCTTGGATGATGTTAATGGGTATAAGCTGTATAGGGCGTATATAAAAGGAGCGCCCGAGGTATTGATGGGGTTCTGTGGCAGGACGCTGGAGGAACCGACAAAAGGCGATTCCGTTACCGCATTGACTGCAAGTACCAAGGAAGCTATACGCCAGAAGGTAGAAGCCTACTCAAAGTGGTCGCTAAGGGCAATCGCGTTATGCTACCGAGATTTCGAGGTGTGGCCCCCGAACCGAGCTGGAGAGATTCAGTCCGACACACTCGATCTCGAAGATATACTGAACAACCTGACTTTGATTGGAATTGCCGGTATCCGTGATCCTTTGCGGGAGGGGGCTCATGACGCCGTGGAGGCTTGCCGTCGGGCGGGAGTGACGGTACGTATGGTCACTGGAGATAATCTGTTAACAGCGCAATCTATCGCCGAGGAATGCGCGATTGTTACCAACAACGAAGACATTGTtatggaaggagaggaattCAGGCGCCTGACAGAGGAGGAGCAACTAGAGATTGCACCCCGTCTTAAAGTTCTGGCGCGGTCTCAACCAGAGGATAAACGTACGCTTGTGCGACGGCTGAAACAAATCGGGGCAACAGTTGCTGTTACTGGAGATGGAACCAATGACGCTCCTGCACTCAAAGCAGCTGACGTTGGATTTTCCATGGGCATCTCGGGGACAGAGATTGCTCGCGAGGCTTCCGCGATTGTGTTAATGGATGACAACTTTAGCTCGATTGTGAAGGCGATCATGTGGGGTAGGGCAGTCAGCGATGCGGTTCAAAAGTTCTTGCAG TTCCAAATTACTATCACCTTTACCTCTGTCGGGCTGGCCTTCGTAACATCCGTGGCCAGCTCCAGCGAAACATCAGTGCTGACAGCAGTGCAACTGATGTGGGTAAATCTAATCCAAGACACACTGGCAGCACTCGCGCTCGCCACCGATCCGCCGTCCCCAAGAGTGTTGGACCGAACGCCCGACAAGAGAACAACTCCCTTGATAACAGTGCCAATGTGGAAGATGATAATCGGGCAGTCGATATACCAGCTCGCTGTGACATTAGTGCTCCACTTTGCCGGCAACAGCATATTCTCATACACCACCACTCACGAACACTCCCAGCTACAAACAGCCGTATTCAACACATACGTTTGGATGCAAATATTCAATCTATACAA CACCCGCGCACTcggcaacaacatcaacgtCTTCGAAGGCATCCACCGTAACTGGCTCTTCGTCGGTGTCAACGTTATCATGATCGGCGGACAAACGATCATCATGTTCGTGGGCGGGCGCGCATTCTCCATCACTCGCCTCAGCGGCGTGCAATGGGCCTACTCTGTTGTTTTGGGTGTCTTATCTCTTCTTGTCGGGGTAATAGTGCGTTTCATCCCGGATAGCCTCGTCGAGCGATTGTTTGCGGGCATGGGATTTATTATGGGTCCCTTGTGGCGGTTATTGAGGGTGAAGATTGAGTAA
- a CDS encoding uncharacterized protein (COG:P;~EggNog:ENOG410Q2D1;~InterPro:IPR004837;~PFAM:PF01699;~TransMembrane:11 (i61-80o86-106i118-137o143-166i187-204o224-242i292-312o324-346i358-378o390-407i414-433o);~go_component: GO:0016021 - integral component of membrane [Evidence IEA];~go_process: GO:0055085 - transmembrane transport [Evidence IEA]) has translation MPTVRQRHHYSSTMEGPSGISAESDPPTPPPSERASSPTAPLHGRTSPFHLAIMRIGSHPVLKALAGFVLLGLLSGLLGWPRQLVFWLNLVALVPLMAIITIAITELSHTLGPFLHEILKSTLGNSVELMVGLVSAQMGQGRIFHSVVVGSILCYSLLVLGSCFLISGYDKEHLHFDRNLTSIMSSLMMMVCISLVLPGVMVTFPSLDTLSISAVVTSHEVQMVSYGIALILLGLFGVFLLFQLKSHAALFRIAEGAAESHLSDASSETRADDNRMPMDHEPVMFTPQSAGVALLIAVACLTGCVVHIVNSVNAALERGTGTSFPILVWVPLVGNVSKYLTIVIISRQGHVEVAVRNILNSVLRLTLLVTPTLVLMGWSLGQSVTLQMDNFEATMLFLAAMVMSHVIHEGRANYFDGLMLCGTYIITGVAFYVCPSVSTIKDIAVVST, from the exons ATGCCTACTGTGAGGCAGCGCCACCACTATTCTTCAACCATGGAGGGCCCTTCTGGCATATCGGCAGAATCGGATCCTCCTACGCCGCCTCCCTCTGAGCGCGCATCTTCGCCGACCGCGCCCCTCCACGGGCGCACCAGTCCCTTCCACCTGGCCATTATGAGGATCGGTAGTCACCCCGTATTGAAAGCACTTGCTGGCTTTGTCCTCCTGGGACTTCTTTCCGGCCTATTGGGATGGCCAAGGCAGCTGGTATTCTGGTTGAACCTGGTCGCCTTGGTTCCGCTGATGGCCATCATCACGATTGCTATCACCGAGCTGTCCCATACCCTTGGACCATTTCTTCACGAGATCCTGAAATCTACCCTGGGTAACTCGGTTGAACTGATGGTTGGCCTTGTGTCAGCGCAAATGGGTCAAGGCCGTATCTTCCACTCAGTGGTGGTTGGCAGTATCCTGTGCTATTCTCTGCTG GTGCTTGGTAGCTGTTTCTTGATCTCTGGCTACGACAAGGAACATCTACACTTTGATCGCAATTTGACTAGCATCATGTCatcgttgatgatgatggtatgcATCTCCTTGGTGCTTCCCGGCGTGATGGTCACATTTCCCTCGTTGGATACCCTCTCCATCAGTGCCGTGGTGACTAGTCATGAGGTACAAATGGTTTCGTATGGGATCGCGCTCATCCTGCTGGGTCTGTTTGgtgtcttccttcttttccaacTCAAGTCCCATGCGGCCTTGTTTCGCATTGCCGAGGGGGCGGCCGAGTCGCACTTGAGCGATGCCAGCAGTGAAACCCGCGCAGACGATAATAGAATGCCAATGGACCACGAACCGGTCATGTTCACACCGCAATCGGCTGGCGTTGCTCTTCTCATTGCAGTGGCCTGCTTGACGGGGTGTGTTGTCCACATTGTGAACAGTGTCAATGCTGCGTTAGAGCGGGGAACTGGCACCAGCTTCCCCATTTTGGTCTGGGTGCCGCTGGTGGGGAACGTGTCCAAATATCTGACCATTGTGATCATCTCGCGCCAGGGCCATGTGGAGGTCGCCGTCAGAAACATCTTGAACAGCGTTCTACGCCTCACCCTGTTGGTCACGCCAACTCTGGTCCTCATGGGCTGGTCCCTAGGCCAATCGGTGACTCTGCAGATGGATAATTTCGAGGCGACCATGCTGTTCCTCGCCGCCATGGTCATGAGCCACGTGATTCACGAAGGCCGGGCCAACTACTTTGACGGCCTCATGCTCTGTGGAAC GTACATCATCACGGGAGTCGCCTTCTATGTGTGTCCCAGCGTGAGCACGATCAAGGACATCGCGGTCGTAAGCACATGA
- a CDS encoding uncharacterized protein (COG:S;~EggNog:ENOG410Q5AU) translates to MGVKRSIEAFIENSREDAELRVAQTNVVSRHLSHIFTTTKALKYSALTEHDLDTLRIKLSEQDLEGECSAGHQTFYQPLPKSELPEIDWEKVHFSKWHEGRKSEPRRVHYTLRSVSGRIYAAWFHDRKHQTWVHRQCYRAKPRIASGEHTPDVPYSWQIVEEMEADTLDIPHCSFQMYNYADPEEALRRSEVLAIVGFMRWRLNRFDYIKHRTFPVLVVSIFRSQARILQAYHDGEYLHISKSKFFDFTESRRENYELFARWIYSIPCGDTQTPLAIKGEELPQRSYDQINKGFCHLVRQAEAYHKRKKLKG, encoded by the exons ATGGGAGTGAAGCGATCCATCGAGGCATTCATCGAGAACAGTCGTGAAGATGCTGAACTACGAGTAGCCCAGACCAATGTTGTATCCCGCCACCTGAGCCACATCTTCACAACCACAAAGGCGCTGAAGTACTCGGCGCTGACAGAACATGATTTGGACACCTTAAGGATCAAATTGTCCGAGCAAGATCTGGAAGGAGAATGCTCTGCCGGCCATCAGACATTTTACCAGCCCCTACCAAAATCAGAGTTACCGGAAATTGACTGGGAAAAGGTGCACTTTTCAAAATGGCATGAGGGGCGCAAAAGTGAGCCCCGCCGGGTGCACTATACGCTTCGTAGTGTTTCTGGCAGAATCTATGCTGCATGGTTTCATGATCGCAAGCACCAAACCTGGGTACATAGGCA ATGCTACCGCGCAAAGCCCCGTATTGCTAGTGGCGAGCATACACCAGATGTGCCGTATTCATGGCAAATTgttgaagaaatggaagCGGATACGTTGGACATCCCCCACTGCAGTTTCCAGATGTACAACTACGCTGATCCCGAAGAAGCCCTGCGCCGGAGTGAAGTCTTGGCTATTGTCGGATTCATGCGATGGCGGTTGAATCGATTTGATTATATCAAGCATCGCACATTTCCG GTCCTGGTCGTCTCCATCTTCCGCTCCCAGGCTCGAATCTTGCAAGCATATCACGACGGAGAGTATCTTCACATTTCGAAAAGCAAATTCTTTGATTTCACCGAGAGCCGTCGTGAGAATTATGAACTATTCGCGCGGTGGATCTATAGTATTCCCTGCGGGGACACTCAAACCCCTCTGGCAATCAAGGGCGAGGAGTTGCCTCAGCGGAGCTACGATCAGATCAACAAGGGATTTTGTCATCTTGTACGACAGGCAGAGGCCTACCATAAACGCAAGAAGCTGAAGGGATAG
- a CDS encoding FAD-binding oxidoreductase (CAZy:AA7;~COG:C;~EggNog:ENOG410PM8F;~InterPro:IPR006093,IPR006094,IPR036318,IPR016169, IPR016166,IPR016167;~PFAM:PF01565;~go_function: GO:0016491 - oxidoreductase activity [Evidence IEA];~go_function: GO:0050660 - flavin adenine dinucleotide binding [Evidence IEA];~go_function: GO:0071949 - FAD binding [Evidence IEA];~go_process: GO:0055114 - oxidation-reduction process [Evidence IEA]), with product MHIVWRNSAEPAVYEEARVGRVFNHRRPQRFPLAVVKATSTKDIIAAVKLAAEKNCRVAIRSGGHSWAAWSVRDESILIDLGNYKHLEVDAENRIAIATPSMTGKELNGILIKDYGLMFPGGHCPDVGLGGFLLQGGMGWNCRNWGWACERVQAVDVVTATGELLHCNATQNRDLYWAARGAGPGFPGVVTQYHLELIPYPKDGFRSSGYVYPIRQYRQVFDWLLSITPSFDEDTEIAAVAAYPEGIDEHCFFVLFVAMKSTPEEAEKALRPAQITRPTGAIQEWFCQVDSLENQYTNQANANPERHRYCAENAYIRNDADVPAVLEEAFTTLPHKKAFALWYAMYPCSRRKLPDMALSMQSDHYFALYTVWEEEKDDARCQTWVADVMKRVQRHGVGSYLGDADFQVRKTRYWADDNARRLMDIRRKWDPQGRICGYLDKGDQSGTRGLDNAKESKL from the exons ATGCACATTGTCTGGCGGAATTCGGCTGAACCAGCCGTCTACGAAGAGGCTCGTGTAGGTCGCGTATTCAATCACCGTCGTCCCCAACGCTTTCCCTTGGCAGTTGTCAAAGCTACCAGCACAAAGGATATCATCGCTGCAGTGAAGCTAGCCGCCGAAAAGAACTGTCGCGTAGCTATACGATCGGGAGGACATTCATGGGCAGCATGGAGTGTCCGCGATGAATCCATCCTCATTGATCTGGGGAACTACAAGCATTTGGAAGTGGATGCGGAGAACCGCATTGCAATAGCCACTCCCAGTATGACAGGGAAGGAGCTCAATGGAATTCTGATCAAGGATTATGGTTTGATGTTTCCAGGCGGACACTGTCCCGACGTAGGCCTGGGTGGCTTTCTGCTACAAGGCGGAATGGGATGGAATTGTCGG AATTGGGGCTGGGCCTGCGAACGAGTCCAGGCCGTGGATGTAGTGACTGCGACAGGCGAGCTGCTTCACTGCAACGCCACCCAAAACCGCGATCTCTACTGGGCAGCCAGGGGAGCGGGCCCAGGCTTTCCGGGTGTGGTGACGCAGTATCACCTGGAACTAATTCCGTATCCTAAGGATGGTTTTCGCTCGTCTGGCTATGTCTATCCCATTCGACAGTACCGACAAGTCTTTGACTGGCTGCTCTCCATCACTCCTAGCTTTGACGAGGACACTGAAATCGCCGCCGTGGCCGCGTACCCAGAGGGGATTGACGAGCATTGCTTCTTTGTGCTATTTGTCGCCATGAAGTCAACCCCTGAAGAGGCCGAGAAGGCTCTACGCCCAGCGCAGATCACTCGGCCAACGGGGGCCATCCAGGAGTGGTTCTGCCAGGTGGATAGCTTGGAGAATCAATATACTAACCAAGCTAACGCTAACCCGGAGCGACACCGGTACTGCGCCGAGAACGCGTACATTCGAAATGATGCCGATGTTCCAgccgtgctggaggaggcgtTTACAACACTGCCCCACAAGAAAGCGTTTGCCCTCTGGTACGCCATGTATCCTTGCAGCCGTCGGAAACTACCCGATATGGCATTGAGCATGCAGTCCGATCATTACTTTGCACTCTACACtgtgtgggaggaggagaaggacgatGCGAGATGTCAAACGTGGGTGGCTGATGTGATGAAGAGAGTCCAGCGACATGGAGTCGGGTCTTATCTGGGAGATGCGGACTTTCAGGTGCGAAAGACAAGGTACTGGGCCGATGATAATGCTCGACGGTTGATGGACATCCGTCGCAAATGGGATCCTCAGGGGCGTATATGTGGGTATTTGGACAAGGGCGATCAGTCGGGAACGAGAGGGCTGGACAATGCAAAGGAGTCGAAGttgtga
- a CDS encoding uncharacterized protein (COG:S;~EggNog:ENOG410PXPI) — protein MSLLPLPITIADRADWNDCAQEYGVKGVSIYDLEEYNSASKINDAQYISLRALWTFAHDTEFDPQKWGIQGVEAARETLGKLKGWKSFLEAVSLEVPPDKIHPIERDLGRFELIWYYGQLIRWAPSATDTEENINVTPWSERLRERKAQLGSEPFSQQNPPHPYPIHLMECLKTLGGEEEEQAKEERGRPSSSQSQKQESSGTSRIDMDPETDSDDSNLDPSYEERKDFPRASDETMVNAYLLGLASLITLSIEGVEAHWTSERKGYKFCDENGIKLYEARTDGHLYLSNNGKTMAIVEVKPVLRDESPRVMMQETAQMAAWIHAEQDLIQADDLSEQRLDTPAPIHPFGILFHEAGETIKPAAKILTPY, from the coding sequence ATGTCCCTTCTTCCATTGCCTATAACAATCGCCGACAGAGCTGATTGGAATGACTGCGCTCAGGAGTACGGAGTAAAGGGGGTAAGTATCTATGATCTAGAAGAATACAATTCAGCTTCGAAAATCAATGATGCACAGTACATCTCCCTTAGGGCATTATGGACATTTGCACATGATACAGAGTTTGACCCACAGAAATGGGGCATACAAGGTGTGGAGGCAGCCCGAGAGACTCTGGGAAAGCTCAAGGGTTGGAAAAGCTTTCTTGAGGCGGTGTCACTGGAAGTTCCCCCGGACAAAATTCATCCCATTGAACGTGACCTGGGTAGGTTCGAGCTAATATGGTACTATGGGCAACTCATTCGCTGGGCGCCGAGCGCGACGGATACCGAGGAGAACATCAATGTTACTCCCTGGTCCGAGCGATTGAGAGAGCGAAAAGCACAGTTGGGCAGCGAGCCCTTCTCCCAGCAAAACCCCCCACACCCTTATCCAATACATCTAATGGAGTGCTTGAAGACGCTCGgcggtgaggaagaagaacaagcgaAAGAAGAACGTGGGCGACCATCAAGCAGTCAGAGCCAAAAACAGGAGTCATCTGGGACTTCACGCATCGATATGGACCCGGAGACAGACAGTGATGACTCAAATCTGGACCCAAGTTACGAGGAGCGCAAAGATTTCCCACGAGCTTCCGATGAGACCATGGTAAATGCATATCTCCTCGGTCTCGCAAGCCTAATTACTTTGTCCATCGAAGGCGTCGAGGCCCATTGGACCTCAGAAAGGAAGGGGTACAAATTTTGCGATGAGAATGGTATCAAGCTGTACGAGGCACGTACAGATGGCCACCTCTACCTATCGAACAATGGAAAGACGATGGCCATTGTTGAGGTCAAGCCGGTGTTGCGAGACGAGTCACCGCGGGTCATGATGCAAGAGACCGCCCAAATGGCGGCGTGGATCCATGCCGAACAAGATTTGATCCAGGCTGATGACCTATCAGAACAAAGGTTAGACACTCCAGCacccattcatccattcgGAATTCTCTTTCACGAGGCGGGAGAGACTATAAAACCAGCAGCTAAGATTCTGACACCATACTAG